The Sphingomonas carotinifaciens genomic sequence GGACCCGCGGCGGAAACGGCCAAGATCGTCGGCCTCGATACGCTGCTGGCCGAGGGCGACACGGTACGGGTCGGCGGCACCGTCGCCCGCGTCTGGGAGGTGCCGGGGCATACCGCCGGCCATATCGCCTTCCATCTGGAGGACGACGCCGCGATCTTCACCGGCGACACGCTGTTCGCCATGGGCTGCGGCCGGTTGTTCGAGGGCACCGCCGAACAGATGCACGGCAATATGCGCCGCTACGCGCAACTGCCCGACGGGACGCATGTCTATTGTGGGCATGAATATACGCAAGGCAATGGCCGCTATGCGCGGGTCGCCGAGCCGGACAATCTCGCGATCGTCGAACGGATGGCGACGGTGGACGCCGCCCGCGCGGCCGGGGAAGCGACCATTCCCACCACCATCGGTCTGGAGCGGGCAACCAATCCCTTCCTACGCTCGGTGGACCCGGAGGAATTGGCCCGCCACCGTGCAGCCAAAGACGCCTTCGTCGGTTGATACCATGCTGCGGGATGGACGGAGATTTTTCCTTATGAAAGTCATCGGCTTACTCTCCATCCTCTCGCTAGCGGCCGCCTGTGCCCCCACCGCGGCGCAGCAGGAGGCACAGGCCGAGCGTGCACAAACCGAGCGGACGCAACTTGCCAAGGCGCTGCAAGGCCTGACCCCGGACCAGCCACGCAACTGCATGCCGCAATTCCCGACGCGTCAGGTGCGCGCCTATGGCCCGACCATCGTCTACACGGTCAGTCCGCGCCTGAAATATGTCAGCCAGACGCAAGGAGGATGCGAAAGCCTCAGTACCAATGGCCGCAACGACATATTGGTGACACGTACCCCGATCGGCCAGCTTTGCGCCGGCGATATCGCGCAGACGGTGGACCGGGTATCCGGCTTCTTCACCGGCAGTTGCAGCTTCGGGGAATTTACCCCCTATCGGCGGGGCAAGTGATGCGCGCGCCCTGGCTCCTCGCCGCGCTGGCGCTGCCGTTCGCGCTCGGCGCCGCAGCAAAGGACCCGCTCGCCGGGCGGGTGGCCGGCAAGCCGGTCAACTGCATCGACACCGGCATGGTCGGCAACGGCCCGATCATCGTCGACAACAAGACGATCCTGTACCAGCGCGGCCGGCGGACCTGGAAGACATCGCCCATCGGCGCCTGCCCCGCGCTGCGCCCGCTGACCACGTTGATCGTGATCCAATATGGCAGCCAGCTCTGCCGCAACGACCGGTTCCGCGTGCTGGAACCGGGCGTGTCGATCCCCTCCGCCGTGTGCCGGTTCGACGCCTTCACCCCCTATGACCGGGTGAAGAAGTAGACGCTGCCTGTCCCCCCCTCCCCGCCGGGGAGAGGGTAAGAAGACACCCGGCAGTGCCGGATTGCCGTTCTGCCTCTACAGCACGAACCGGCTGAGATCGGTGTTGCGCGCCACCGCCGCCAACTGCTTCTCGACATAGGCCGCATCGACGGTCAGCGTCTCGCCCTGACGATCCTCCGCCTCGAAGCTCACCTCTTCCAGCAGCTTTTCCATCACCGTCTGCAAACGACGGGCGCCGATATTCTCGACCTCGCCATTCACTTCCGCGGCGATGCGCGCGACCGCGGCGATGCCTTCCTCGGTAAAGGTCACCTCGACGCCCTCGGTCGCAATCAGCGCCTTGTATTGAGCCGGCAGCGACGCCTTGGTGTCGGACAGGATCGACACGAAATCGGCCTCGGTCAGCGCCTTCAGCTCGACCCGGATCGGCAGGCGGCCCTGCAGTTCGGGCAACAGGTCGCTCGGCTTGGCGACGTGGAAGGCGCCGCTGGCGATGAACAGGATATGGTCCGTCTTCATCGGGCCGTATTTGGTGGCGACGGTGGTGCCCTCGATCAGCGGCAACAGGTCGCGCTGCACGCCTTCCCGGCTGACCGATCCGCCGCGCACGTCGCTGACCGCGATCTTGTCGATCTCATCCAGGAAGACGATGCCGTTCGCCTCCGCATCCGCCAGCGCGGTGCGGTTGACGTCGTCCTGGTCCAGGCGCTTGTCCGCCTCTTCCTCGACCAGCTTCTCCCAGGCCGCCTGCACGGTAAGCTTGCGCCGCTTCAGTTGCTGGCCGCCGCCGAACGCCTTGCCCATCATCTCGGACAGGTTGATCATCTGCGGCGCGCCGCCGGGCAGTTCGAACGGCATAGAGGGCGCCTGTTCCAGCTCGATCTCGATCTCGGTCTGGTCGAGATGGCCGTCGCGGAAACGCTGGCGAAACGCTTCACGCGTCGCCTGGCTCGAATCCTTGCCCACCAGCGCGTCGAGCAGACGGTTCAGCGCCGCCTCCTCCGCCTTGTCCTTTACCGCGGCCCGCCGACGCTCCTTCTCCAGCCGGATCGCCTCCTCGACCAGATCGCGCGCGATCTGCTCAACGTCCCGCCCGACATACCCCACCTCGGTGAACTTGGTCGCCTCCACCTTCACGAACGGCGCATCCGCCAACTTCGCCAGACGACGTGATATTTCGGTCTTGCCGCAGCCGGTGGGCCCGATCATCAGGATGTTCTTGGGCGTCACCTCGTCGCGCAGGTCCGCGCCCAGCCGCTGCCGGCGCCAGCGGTTGCGCAGCGCCACCGCCACGGCACGCTTGGCCTCGGTCTGGCCGATGATATGCGCGTCCAGCGCCGCGACGATCGCCTTGGGGGTCAGTTGGTCGTTCATGTGATACTCACTCCTTTCCCGCTCGGCGGGAAAGGCTGGGGAGGAGAAAGCCACGAATGGGCGGAAGGGTTCAGGCGACCGCGTCCAGCGTTTCCAGCGTCAGGCGATCGTTGGTGTACACGCACACCTCGGCGGCGATGCCCATCGCCTTGCGCACGATCGTCTCGGCGTCCTGCTCATAGTCGGACAGCGCGCGTGCCGCGGCGAGCGCGTAGTTACCGCCCGACCCGATCGCGCAGATGCCGCCTTCCGGCTCCAGCACATCGCCGTTGCCCGTCAGGATCAGCGTCGCCTCCTTGTCGGCGACGATCATCATCGCCTCCAGGTTGCGAAGAAACTTGTCGGTGCGCCAGTCCTTGGCCAGTTCGACCGCGGCGCGCATCAGATGGCCGTTATGGCGCTCCAGCTTGGCCTCCAGCCGCTCGAACAGCGTAAAGGCATCCGCGGTCGCACCGGCAAAGCCGCCGATCACGGAGCCGTCGCCCAGCCGGCGCACCTTGCGGGCGTTCGGCTTCATCACCGTCTGCCCCATCGAGACCTGGCCGTCGCCGCCGATCACCACCCGGCCGCCACGCCGGACCGAACAAATCGTTGTGCCATGCCAGACGGGCATGGCGTTCTCATTCCCGCTCATGGCGGCGCATATGGAAGTGCATCCGCCCGGGTTCAACGGGCGGGTTCAACGGGAAGGACGCCCTTCCTCCATCACGAGGAAGGGCATGCCGGCGTCAGCCCAGCTTCTCGATCTTGTCCTTCAGGCTCGCCAGCTCGGCCTTCAGCGCGGCCAGTTCCTCGTCCTTGCCCCCGGCCGGTGCAGGCGCCGGCGCCGCGGCCACCGGCGGCTTGAACCCCTGCGCCGCCGCTTCGAACATCGCCAGATTGCGCTTGGCGATGTCGGCAAAGGGGGTATGCGCGAACGCGCCCTCAACGGCCGACTTGAACTGTTCCTGGTTCCGGCGAAAGCTGTCCATCGACGCTTCCAGATACCCCGGGACCACCGCCTGCATCGAATCGCCGTACATCGAGATCAGCTGGCGCAGGAAGCTGACCGGCAGCATCGTCTGCCCGCGGCTTTCCTCCTCCATGATGATCTGGGTCAGGACGTTGTGCGTGATATCGTCGTCCGTCTTGGCGTCGACCACCTTGAAGTCCCGTCCCTCGCGGGTCATCGCCGCCAGATGCTCCAGCGTGATGTAGGACGATGTTTCGGTATTATAGAGCCGTCGGTTCGCGTATTTCTTGATGATCACGATACCGTCGGGTGCCAGGCCCTTCTTCATGCTCCCTCCCCATTTACAAGAACATGCCGAACCCTAACGCCATAGATTTCGCACCGCAACACGGACCTCGGCCTTTACCGCTGTTCCTTGCGTTGCTGCGCAGCGAAACCGCAGCAGAGCCGCAGCGGCAGGCCAGGGCCCTGGCGGGCCTGCGCGCCTTCCAGGATGCGCCGCGGCTTCGACCGCAGCGGCCCTTGCCCGCCCGGCGGCGCCAGGGTCGCGCCCGGCTGCGCGGTGCAGGTCCCGAGGATGGCCGGCAGGTGCTGTTCGTGCCTTCGCTCATCAACCCGCCGGCGATCCTGGATCTCTCGCGTGAGACATCGCTGGTGCGGTGGCTGGCGGCGCGAGGCCATCGCTGCTGGCTGCTCGACTGGGGCACACCGGGGCGCGGGGACCGCGCCATGGACATGACCGCGCATGTCGAGCGCATCCTGATCCCGCTGATCGCGCGGTTGCCGGCGCCGCCGATCCTGGTCGGATACTGCCTCGGCGGCACCCTCGCCCTGGCGGCGGCGGCACGGACGAAGGTGGCCGGGCTCGCGACGATCGCCGCGCCGTGGCATTTCTCCGGCTATGGGGGGGCCGCAGGCGCGATGCGGACGCAATGGGTCGCGACGCAGGCCGTGGCCGACGCGCTGGGTCTGGTGCCGATGGAGGCGTTGCAGGCCGGTTTCTGGCAGATCGATCCGGCGCGCACGGTCGACAAATATGCCGCCTTTGCCGATCTCGATCCCCGCAGCGCGGCGGCGCAGGCGTTCATCCGGCTGGAGGATTGGGCAAATGCCGGCCCGCCCCTGCCCTATGCCTTCGGGCAGGAATTGTTCGAGGCGATGGTGGGCGAGGACCGGCCGGGTCGCGGCCTGTGGCGTGTGGGCGGCGCAAACATCACCCTTGGCCAGATCGACTGCCCGACGGTCGAATTCGTGTCATCGACCGATCGTATCGTTCCTGCCGCCACCGCCGCAGGGCTGTCCGATCGCCGCATATCGGCGGCGGGCCATGTCGGCATGGTGGTCGGTCGTCGGGCGATGGGCGATTTATGGTCCCCGCTTGCCGACTGGATCGAGGCACTGCCACGGCATACATAGAACCGGAACGAGAGGAGTATCCATGACCGAGATCGTGATTACCGCCGCCAAGCGCACTCCGGTGGGCAGCTTTCTGGGCGCCTTCGCCACCACGCCCGCGCATGAGCTGGGCCGCATCGCCATCGAGGCCGCGCTGGAACAGGCCGGGGTGAGGGGCGAGGAAGTGTCCGAGGTGATCCTGGGTCAGGTGCTGACCGCCGCACAGGGACAGAACCCGGCACGACAGGCGTCGATGGCGGCGGGCATCCCCAAGGAGGTGCCGGCATGGGGCGTGAACCAGGTCTGCGGATCGGGCCTGCGTGCGGTGGCGCTGGCCGCGCAGGCGGTGGCGACCGGCGACGCCACGATCGTCGTGGCGGGCGGCCAGGAGTCGATGTCGCTTTCGCCCCATGCGCAGACGATGCGCGGCGGCACCAAGATGGGCACGGTCAGCCTGGTCGACACCATGGTCCATGACGGCCTGACCGACGTCTTCAACGGCTATCACATGGGCATCACCGCTGAAAATCTCGCCGAGCAGTATCAGGTCACCCGCGGCGAGCAGGACGCGTTCTCGGTCCGCTCGCAGAACCTTGCCGAAAAGGCGCGGGCCGACGGCCGCTTCAAGGATGAGATCGCGCCGGTCACGATCAAGGGCCGCAAGGGCGACACGGTGGTCGCCGACGACGAATATATCCGTGCCGGCGTGACCGAGGACAGCGTGTCGGGCGTGCGCCCTGCGTTCAAGAAGGACGGCACCGTCACCGCCGCCAATGCCAGCGGCCTGAACGACGGCGCCGCCGCGCTGGTGATCATGAGCCGCGAGGAGGCCGAAAAGCGCGGCACCCCCGTACTGGCGACGATCAAAAGCTGGGCATCCGCCGGCGTCGATCCGTCGGTGATGGGCATCGGCCCGGTCCCCGCCACCCGCCGCGCCCTCGAAAAGGCCGGCTGGACGATCGCCGA encodes the following:
- a CDS encoding alpha/beta fold hydrolase, with amino-acid sequence MLRSETAAEPQRQARALAGLRAFQDAPRLRPQRPLPARRRQGRARLRGAGPEDGRQVLFVPSLINPPAILDLSRETSLVRWLAARGHRCWLLDWGTPGRGDRAMDMTAHVERILIPLIARLPAPPILVGYCLGGTLALAAAARTKVAGLATIAAPWHFSGYGGAAGAMRTQWVATQAVADALGLVPMEALQAGFWQIDPARTVDKYAAFADLDPRSAAAQAFIRLEDWANAGPPLPYAFGQELFEAMVGEDRPGRGLWRVGGANITLGQIDCPTVEFVSSTDRIVPAATAAGLSDRRISAAGHVGMVVGRRAMGDLWSPLADWIEALPRHT
- the gloB gene encoding hydroxyacylglutathione hydrolase — protein: MVEIVRVPVLSDNYAWLVHDAGETVVIDPGEAAPVLAAAAARGWAIGQVWTTHWHPDHTGGNAELKAAGARLFGPAAETAKIVGLDTLLAEGDTVRVGGTVARVWEVPGHTAGHIAFHLEDDAAIFTGDTLFAMGCGRLFEGTAEQMHGNMRRYAQLPDGTHVYCGHEYTQGNGRYARVAEPDNLAIVERMATVDAARAAGEATIPTTIGLERATNPFLRSVDPEELARHRAAKDAFVG
- a CDS encoding acetyl-CoA C-acetyltransferase, producing MTEIVITAAKRTPVGSFLGAFATTPAHELGRIAIEAALEQAGVRGEEVSEVILGQVLTAAQGQNPARQASMAAGIPKEVPAWGVNQVCGSGLRAVALAAQAVATGDATIVVAGGQESMSLSPHAQTMRGGTKMGTVSLVDTMVHDGLTDVFNGYHMGITAENLAEQYQVTRGEQDAFSVRSQNLAEKARADGRFKDEIAPVTIKGRKGDTVVADDEYIRAGVTEDSVSGVRPAFKKDGTVTAANASGLNDGAAALVIMSREEAEKRGTPVLATIKSWASAGVDPSVMGIGPVPATRRALEKAGWTIADLDLIEANEAFAAQALSVGKELGWDADKVNVNGGAIAIGHPIGASGARVLTTLLYEMQKRDAKKGLATLCIGGGMGIALCVER
- the hslV gene encoding ATP-dependent protease subunit HslV, which codes for MPVWHGTTICSVRRGGRVVIGGDGQVSMGQTVMKPNARKVRRLGDGSVIGGFAGATADAFTLFERLEAKLERHNGHLMRAAVELAKDWRTDKFLRNLEAMMIVADKEATLILTGNGDVLEPEGGICAIGSGGNYALAAARALSDYEQDAETIVRKAMGIAAEVCVYTNDRLTLETLDAVA
- the phaR gene encoding polyhydroxyalkanoate synthesis repressor PhaR, whose translation is MKKGLAPDGIVIIKKYANRRLYNTETSSYITLEHLAAMTREGRDFKVVDAKTDDDITHNVLTQIIMEEESRGQTMLPVSFLRQLISMYGDSMQAVVPGYLEASMDSFRRNQEQFKSAVEGAFAHTPFADIAKRNLAMFEAAAQGFKPPVAAAPAPAPAGGKDEELAALKAELASLKDKIEKLG
- the hslU gene encoding ATP-dependent protease ATPase subunit HslU, producing the protein MNDQLTPKAIVAALDAHIIGQTEAKRAVAVALRNRWRRQRLGADLRDEVTPKNILMIGPTGCGKTEISRRLAKLADAPFVKVEATKFTEVGYVGRDVEQIARDLVEEAIRLEKERRRAAVKDKAEEAALNRLLDALVGKDSSQATREAFRQRFRDGHLDQTEIEIELEQAPSMPFELPGGAPQMINLSEMMGKAFGGGQQLKRRKLTVQAAWEKLVEEEADKRLDQDDVNRTALADAEANGIVFLDEIDKIAVSDVRGGSVSREGVQRDLLPLIEGTTVATKYGPMKTDHILFIASGAFHVAKPSDLLPELQGRLPIRVELKALTEADFVSILSDTKASLPAQYKALIATEGVEVTFTEEGIAAVARIAAEVNGEVENIGARRLQTVMEKLLEEVSFEAEDRQGETLTVDAAYVEKQLAAVARNTDLSRFVL